In Streptomyces sp. NBC_00683, the DNA window AGCGCGGCGAGCCGGTCCCCGAGATGCTGCTCCGCGGGGGTCGGACCTGTGGCGCTCACGCCGTTCCGCCCTCCCCTGCCAGGACCGCGTCCGCCAGCGAACGCTGCTCGGCGCGTGCCTCCGGGGAACGGTGCTGCAGCGCCTTGCGCAGGTGCGAGCGGCCCCGGTGGATACGGCTGCGCACGGTCCCGAGCTTCACGCCGAGTGTGGCGGCGATCTCCTCGTAAGAGAGGCCCTCGATGTCGCAGAGCACGACTGCCGCACGGAACTCGGGCGCGAGGGTGTCCAGCGCCTGCTGGACGTCCGCGTCGAAGTGGGTGTCGTTGAAGACCTGCTGAGGGGACGGCTCACGGCTCGGCAGCCGCTCCGCGGCGTCGTCGCCCAGGGAGTCGAAACGGATCCGCTGCTTGCGGCGGACCATGTCCAGGAAGAGATTCGTCGTGATCCGGTGCAGCCAGCCCTCGAAGGTGCCGGGCGTGTACGTCGACAGCGATCGGAAGACGCGGACGAAGACCTCCTGGGTGAGGTCCTCGGCGTCGTGCTGGTTTCCTGTCAGCCGGTAGGCAAGGCGGTACACGCGACCGCTGTGCGTGCTGACGATCTCTTCCCATGAGGGCGGGGTCCACGCCTGAGAATCCGCATCTGAGGCGAAGGTCGCGGTCGGTGCGGAATCGTTGGAAGAACGGTCAGCAATGTTGGTCACGGATTTCGGCTCACCCGCCGACCTGAGAAAGCGCCGCAGCACTCCTCCCCGATCCACAGGCGCAGCCGCACCTCCCCTATCGGCTCTGGTGGTGTCCAGTGGAGCCCCTACCATAGCCACCTCGCCCGTTAGCTCCGGATAAGCCTTTTTACCTGCTGTCACCCGGGCGTACCCGGGAACAAGGGCCATATTCCGGGCCCGGCCGGCGGGTCCGATCCATGTGTTTTCCCCTGCCTCTACCTAACGCCCGGTCCCATCTGCGGGTTCCCGGCTCCAGCGGATACAGTCACCGTTGCGCCAACTACGGGGACAGGAGAGGGTCATTACCGCCAACCGGCAGACAAGCTGGGCGTTCGCCGACGCCTTTGTCGCCGAGGACGCAGCTCTGCGCTGGGCCCGTGACCGGGCCCGCGAGGCAGGGCTCCGCTCGGTGTCCCCAGGCACCGGAGCTGCGCTGCGCCTGCTCGCTGCCGCCGCGGACGCCAAAGCGGTGGCCGAAATCGGCACCGGTACGGGCGTGTCCGGCATCTATCTGCTGAACGGGATGCGCCCCGACGGCGTACTGACCACCGTCGATCCGGAACCGGAGCGCCAGCAGTTCGCGCGCGAGGCGTTCCGGGCTGCGGGTTTCGCCACGAACCGGGCACGGTTCATCCCCGGGCGCGCCCTCGACGTACTGCCGCGGCTCGCCGACGGCGGGTACGACCTTGTTTTCTGCGACGGTGACCGGCTGGAGAGCCTGGACTGCCTCGCTGAATCGTTGCGCCTGCTGCGGCCCGGCGGTCTCGTCTGCTTCGAAGGCGTCTTCGCGGACGGCCGCACCATCGATTCCGCCGCCCAGCCGGCCGAGGTACTGCGCCTGCGTGAGCTGCTGCGGGCGGTGCGGGAGAGCCAGGAGCTGATGGCGACGCTGCTGCCGGTGGGCGACGGGCTGCTGTGCGCGGTGCGACGCGGCTGAGGCCGTGCCACCTGATCCGTGACGCACCACTGCCCCGGCACGGAAATCCGTGCCGGGGCAGTGGTGAAGTGTGGGCGCGTCTACGTCAGCCGACGACCTTCTTCAGGGCATCGCCGAGTGCATCGGCCTCGTCCGGAGTCAGCTCGACGACAAGCCGACCGCCGCCTTCGAGCGGAACGCGCATGACAATGCCCCGCCCCTCCTTTGTCACCTCGAGCGGGCCGTCGCCCGTCCGCGGCTTCATGGCCGCCATGCTCGTTCCCCTTCCTGAAACCAGCTCATCCCAACCGGCGGCCCCATGACAGGCGCTGCCTCACCGGCGTCGAACACATTGCTTCCTTCGCATTATCCCGCATCGGAGACCCCGATGACCAACATCGGTCGGCATCGCTTGCGCAACGCACTCTCTCAAAACCACCCAATTCGGCGATCCGGCTGCGATACTGCGCCGCCATCGGCCCTCAGCCGAGAGCCAATTGTTAGACGCAGGTCACATCTCAGGCCCGTCCGACGTCGGCCATGCTTGCCTGGACAGGCACAATGCCGGAGCCGTTAAGGAGACCCAGCGATGGCCGACATGGCCGACACCACGGCTGATGCCGTGCTCACGGACGTGAGCGACGGGCTCGCGACGATCACGATCAACCGACCCGACGCGATGAACGCCATGAACACCGCGGCGAAGGTCGCGCTCCGCGACGCCCTTCGATCCGTCGCCGAGGACACCGCCGTACGAGCAGTTCTGCTCACCGCCACCGGGCGCGCCTTCTGCGTGGGCCAGGACCTCAAAGAGCACGTCTCCAAGCTCGCCGAGGCCCGCGAGTCGGGCGGCGGCAACGCGCTGAGCACCGTGAAGGAGCACTACAACCCGATCGTGCGGGCCATCACCGAGATGGAGAAGCCCGTCGTGGCAGGGGTCAACGGGGTCGCCGCGGGCGCCGGTTTCGGATTCGCACTCGCGGCCGACTACCGCGTGGTCGCCGATACGGCCGCCTTCAACACGTCCTTCGCGGGCGTGGCCCTCACGGCCGACTCGGGCGTCTCCTGGACGCTGCCCCGGCTGATCGGCGCGAGTCGCGCCGCCGACCTGCTGTTCTTCCCGCGTTCGATCTCCGCGCAGGAGGCGTACGAGCTGGGCATCGCCAACAAGGTGGTGCCTGCCGCCGACCTGGCCAAGGAGGCCCTGGCGGTGGCGCGTGCCCTCGCGGAGGGGCCGACGGTGGCGTACGCGGCGCTGAAGGCGTCGATGGCGTACGGCGCGGGCCACACGCTCGCCGAGTCGCTGGAGAAGGAGGACGAGCTCCAGACCCGGGCGGGCGCGTCACAGGACCACACCATCGCGGTCGAGGCGTTCCTCGCCAAGCAGCCGCCGAAGTACCTCGGCAAGTAGCGGCCGCGGCCGACCGGCCCCG includes these proteins:
- the sigE gene encoding RNA polymerase sigma factor SigE → MVGAPLDTTRADRGGAAAPVDRGGVLRRFLRSAGEPKSVTNIADRSSNDSAPTATFASDADSQAWTPPSWEEIVSTHSGRVYRLAYRLTGNQHDAEDLTQEVFVRVFRSLSTYTPGTFEGWLHRITTNLFLDMVRRKQRIRFDSLGDDAAERLPSREPSPQQVFNDTHFDADVQQALDTLAPEFRAAVVLCDIEGLSYEEIAATLGVKLGTVRSRIHRGRSHLRKALQHRSPEARAEQRSLADAVLAGEGGTA
- a CDS encoding O-methyltransferase — its product is MRQLRGQERVITANRQTSWAFADAFVAEDAALRWARDRAREAGLRSVSPGTGAALRLLAAAADAKAVAEIGTGTGVSGIYLLNGMRPDGVLTTVDPEPERQQFAREAFRAAGFATNRARFIPGRALDVLPRLADGGYDLVFCDGDRLESLDCLAESLRLLRPGGLVCFEGVFADGRTIDSAAQPAEVLRLRELLRAVRESQELMATLLPVGDGLLCAVRRG
- a CDS encoding DUF3117 domain-containing protein; the protein is MAAMKPRTGDGPLEVTKEGRGIVMRVPLEGGGRLVVELTPDEADALGDALKKVVG
- a CDS encoding enoyl-CoA hydratase/isomerase family protein encodes the protein MADTTADAVLTDVSDGLATITINRPDAMNAMNTAAKVALRDALRSVAEDTAVRAVLLTATGRAFCVGQDLKEHVSKLAEARESGGGNALSTVKEHYNPIVRAITEMEKPVVAGVNGVAAGAGFGFALAADYRVVADTAAFNTSFAGVALTADSGVSWTLPRLIGASRAADLLFFPRSISAQEAYELGIANKVVPAADLAKEALAVARALAEGPTVAYAALKASMAYGAGHTLAESLEKEDELQTRAGASQDHTIAVEAFLAKQPPKYLGK